A region from the Kineothrix sp. IPX-CK genome encodes:
- the fliJ gene encoding flagellar export protein FliJ produces the protein MPKFIYRMQSILSLKYKMEEQVKMEFAAARMRLDEEEEKLRRLFERKAYYEEEGRRLREHNLNVQDIMDNKNAILQMNDYIENQKIEVRRAEDELERKRKKLQEIMQERKVQEKLQEKAFEEFIKEENSAESKEVDELTSYTYGRRRR, from the coding sequence ATGCCGAAATTTATATATAGGATGCAGAGCATTCTGAGTCTGAAATATAAGATGGAAGAGCAGGTGAAAATGGAATTTGCCGCTGCCAGAATGCGCTTGGATGAGGAGGAGGAGAAATTAAGACGCCTCTTTGAAAGAAAAGCGTACTATGAAGAAGAAGGCCGCAGACTTAGGGAACATAATTTGAACGTGCAGGATATCATGGATAATAAGAATGCAATTTTGCAGATGAACGATTATATAGAGAATCAAAAAATCGAAGTGCGTCGCGCAGAGGATGAACTGGAAAGGAAGAGGAAGAAGCTTCAGGAGATCATGCAGGAGCGCAAGGTGCAGGAGAAACTGCAGGAAAAGGCTTTTGAGGAATTCATAAAGGAAGAAAACTCTGCGGAAAGCAAGGAAGTAGATGAACTGACCAGTTATACATATGGACGGAGAAGAAGGTGA
- a CDS encoding flagellar hook-length control protein FliK, whose protein sequence is MSTPVKGINPLMNYVSTKQTGSIPGNLAGSFSDTFNKASGQTDIQDTSLSNDNTVKSSQVKVSRTDKRGLDTKDSSAETKVENVQGTSVDKTTADTVRKAGEELAKEVSQELGISVEEVEAAMETLGLTMADLLNPDNMTQLVLTLKGADMLTVMTDEGLYNSLKNLLGKVNETLNVLQEQTGLTQEEITAILEQAASKEMQPEADDHVKAMSAEATKAVPEEQKDYTVTVEHDGEAVEINVKADGSVKEESPELVSEKVEAPEEETADSPKNGSSQRDSSSHGSNIYDNVLLESLLNRNNTTSASDAVFESTMAGQTANTQDIMNQIMDYMKVQIKTDMTQMEIQLHPASLGTVNINITAKDGVITAQFLTQNESVKAAIESQIVQLRNNFEEQGLKVEAVEVTVESHQFERNLNGDGSGQEQAQQGKKKGIRKINLNELNPESEVELNEEEQIAVAMMTADGSTVDFTA, encoded by the coding sequence ATGAGTACACCGGTAAAAGGTATCAATCCGTTGATGAATTACGTATCCACGAAGCAGACGGGAAGTATACCTGGCAATCTGGCAGGAAGTTTTTCAGATACTTTCAACAAAGCGTCGGGTCAGACGGACATACAGGATACGTCTCTTTCTAACGACAATACGGTGAAGAGCTCTCAGGTAAAGGTGAGTCGTACCGATAAGAGAGGTTTGGACACCAAAGACAGCAGTGCTGAAACAAAGGTGGAGAATGTACAAGGCACTAGCGTGGACAAGACCACAGCGGATACGGTGCGCAAGGCGGGAGAGGAATTAGCCAAGGAAGTTTCTCAGGAACTGGGCATCTCGGTGGAGGAAGTTGAAGCCGCTATGGAGACCCTAGGGCTTACCATGGCAGATTTGCTGAATCCTGATAACATGACACAGCTGGTTCTGACGCTTAAAGGCGCAGACATGCTGACGGTAATGACGGACGAAGGGCTTTATAATTCTCTCAAGAATCTTTTGGGAAAAGTGAATGAAACGCTGAACGTCTTGCAGGAGCAGACTGGCCTGACGCAGGAGGAAATCACAGCAATTCTAGAGCAGGCGGCTTCTAAAGAAATGCAACCTGAAGCGGATGATCACGTAAAAGCTATGAGTGCAGAAGCCACTAAAGCGGTGCCCGAAGAGCAGAAGGATTATACCGTAACTGTAGAGCACGACGGTGAAGCGGTGGAAATCAATGTAAAAGCAGATGGGAGCGTCAAGGAAGAAAGCCCTGAATTGGTTTCTGAGAAGGTGGAGGCACCTGAGGAAGAGACAGCGGATAGTCCTAAGAATGGTTCTTCACAGAGAGATTCTTCATCCCACGGAAGTAATATTTATGATAATGTATTGTTGGAAAGCTTGTTGAACCGAAATAATACTACGTCCGCTTCAGATGCGGTATTCGAAAGCACCATGGCGGGCCAGACGGCAAATACACAGGACATCATGAATCAAATCATGGATTACATGAAGGTTCAAATAAAGACGGATATGACGCAGATGGAAATACAACTTCACCCTGCAAGTCTTGGTACGGTCAACATCAACATTACAGCCAAGGACGGCGTGATTACAGCACAGTTCTTAACGCAGAACGAATCGGTGAAAGCGGCAATCGAAAGCCAGATAGTGCAGCTTCGAAATAACTTCGAAGAACAGGGTCTGAAAGTGGAAGCGGTAGAAGTCACCGTAGAAAGTCACCAGTTTGAAAGAAATCTAAATGGCGATGGAAGCGGGCAGGAGCAAGCGCAGCAGGGAAAGAAGAAGGGCATTAGGAAGATCAATCTGAATGAATTGAATCCAGAAAGTGAAGTGGAACTGAACGAAGAAGAACAAATTGCTGTAGCGATGATGACAGCGGATGGCAGTACAGTAGATTTCACGGCTTAA
- a CDS encoding flagellar hook assembly protein FlgD, producing the protein MSVTAKIEDGKVVESTSASSLANSTSKDKSTLDKDAFLGLLVAQMKYQDPLEPTSNTEFVAQYAQFSSLEQMQNMSATLELSRASTLVGQVVSVNTTNSSGQTTQIQGKVDYVVYENSKAYVSIGGALYSLDDVYGVADQEYLDAYDLAVSFAVEMAKLPSSKEKLTLDNKEKIDELNETYNGMTAYQKTFIASDYVTKLKEYTERIEELVKDQEENNAGLDDDSDD; encoded by the coding sequence ATGTCAGTAACAGCAAAAATAGAAGACGGAAAAGTAGTAGAAAGCACATCGGCGTCTTCCCTGGCAAATAGTACATCAAAAGATAAATCAACTCTTGATAAGGATGCATTTTTGGGTCTGCTTGTAGCACAGATGAAATATCAGGATCCGCTTGAGCCTACCTCGAATACGGAATTTGTTGCGCAGTACGCACAGTTTTCATCCTTGGAACAGATGCAAAATATGAGTGCTACATTGGAACTGTCCAGAGCCTCTACGCTTGTAGGACAAGTAGTTAGTGTCAATACGACGAACAGCAGTGGTCAGACAACGCAGATTCAAGGCAAGGTGGATTACGTAGTTTATGAAAATAGCAAAGCTTATGTATCCATAGGAGGTGCTCTTTATTCGCTGGACGATGTATATGGAGTTGCCGATCAGGAATATTTGGATGCTTATGATTTAGCAGTGAGTTTTGCGGTTGAAATGGCCAAGCTGCCTTCATCCAAAGAAAAACTGACTCTGGACAACAAGGAAAAGATTGACGAGCTGAATGAAACCTACAACGGAATGACGGCTTACCAGAAGACCTTTATTGCATCTGATTATGTAACCAAGCTGAAGGAGTATACTGAACGCATTGAGGAACTGGTCAAGGATCAGGAAGAAAATAATGCCGGATTAGACGACGATAGTGATGATTAG
- a CDS encoding TIGR02530 family flagellar biosynthesis protein codes for MKIQNNQFLSIEQLQAKYFTQAEQSRKIAGESGVSFSDLLNKTAKAAESAGEVKFSKHAVNRLAERNIELTDNQKERLQVGTMKAGLKGIHESLVLVDQLAFIVNVPNNTVVTAMKQTETDENVFTNIDGAVIM; via the coding sequence ATGAAGATTCAAAATAATCAATTCCTTTCCATAGAACAACTGCAGGCAAAATATTTTACGCAGGCAGAACAAAGCCGTAAAATCGCGGGAGAGAGCGGAGTCTCTTTTTCTGATTTACTTAATAAAACTGCAAAAGCGGCTGAGAGTGCAGGGGAAGTAAAATTTTCCAAACATGCGGTAAATCGTCTGGCGGAGCGAAACATAGAGCTTACGGATAACCAGAAGGAGAGGCTGCAGGTAGGAACGATGAAAGCAGGATTGAAAGGAATTCATGAGTCACTGGTGCTTGTCGACCAACTGGCCTTTATCGTAAATGTTCCCAATAATACGGTAGTGACGGCTATGAAACAGACGGAAACAGATGAAAATGTATTTACCAATATCGATGGCGCGGTAATTATGTGA
- a CDS encoding flagellar hook-basal body complex protein: protein MMRSLYSGVAGLRAHQTKMDVIGNNIANVNTTAYKSQSVTFRDLMYQTTQAASGANAETGVGGTNAKQIGLGVVTGAINTAISQQGSAQTTNNPFDIMITGDAFFVVSNGTENFFTRDGSFYVDGAGNLAMTSTGYNVMGWKVDPTTGEPKADTVTALKIMDDTNMTYPPEATSEARVTGIIDKNDTKVNSTSGRIMNFEFYDDMGYKYTAKYSIHSTTTAGQYYIELDDILDSNGSSIGADLDEVSFGGALDVAVSEAYTLVNGSATGSGAYTITSGTNTFSGNVGTPVTAVPLDGTPERAALEAAYSDIDFDEVTSFTIDGNGQLTVDAGAAAGTTATASSGTFEAASVAVTNGTLTMTFTPPGGELTTFTDEDKANFKTLYGLDIDAEGVTALTVAADGTLTVKSKTVQNAAYLTYSTSNGKFTSVGGNSAGTISMSFGSLGNFSAINIDFSTTQNVNNNGSSTVAMTSGDSDGLGAGRKTGEMIAISISKDGIITASYDNGQSKCLGQIATAVFANPSGLEKQGDNLYSATMNSGAFDGTGVDITANGGYMQTGVLEMSNVDLSQEFTEMITTQRGFQANSRIITVSDTMLEELTNLKR, encoded by the coding sequence ATGATGAGATCATTGTATTCTGGTGTAGCGGGACTTAGAGCGCACCAGACAAAAATGGATGTTATCGGTAACAATATCGCTAACGTCAATACGACAGCTTATAAATCACAGTCTGTGACATTCAGAGATCTGATGTATCAGACGACACAGGCAGCGTCCGGAGCGAATGCGGAGACAGGTGTAGGCGGTACTAATGCCAAGCAGATCGGTCTCGGCGTAGTTACGGGAGCGATCAATACGGCTATTTCTCAGCAGGGATCTGCGCAGACGACGAACAATCCGTTTGATATTATGATAACGGGCGACGCTTTCTTCGTAGTGAGTAACGGCACGGAGAATTTCTTTACAAGAGACGGTTCTTTCTATGTGGACGGTGCAGGAAACCTCGCCATGACCAGCACCGGCTATAATGTTATGGGGTGGAAGGTGGATCCGACCACCGGAGAGCCGAAAGCGGATACGGTAACGGCACTTAAAATCATGGACGATACGAATATGACCTATCCTCCGGAAGCGACCAGCGAGGCGAGAGTGACGGGTATCATCGATAAAAATGATACGAAGGTAAACAGCACTTCCGGGAGGATCATGAACTTCGAATTCTATGATGATATGGGGTATAAGTATACGGCTAAATATAGTATTCACTCTACAACAACAGCCGGACAGTACTATATCGAGTTAGATGATATTCTGGATTCTAATGGCAGTAGTATAGGAGCTGATTTGGATGAGGTATCTTTCGGCGGAGCCTTGGATGTAGCCGTGTCGGAGGCGTATACTCTTGTGAACGGTTCAGCCACCGGATCCGGAGCATATACGATTACAAGCGGAACGAATACATTCAGTGGGAATGTGGGTACTCCGGTAACAGCAGTGCCTTTAGATGGAACGCCTGAGAGAGCGGCGCTGGAAGCTGCTTACAGCGATATTGATTTCGATGAGGTTACGTCATTTACAATTGATGGGAACGGTCAATTAACGGTAGATGCGGGAGCCGCGGCCGGTACGACAGCAACGGCAAGCAGCGGCACGTTTGAGGCGGCCTCGGTAGCAGTAACGAACGGAACCTTAACTATGACCTTTACACCGCCGGGAGGAGAACTCACTACATTTACTGACGAAGATAAAGCCAATTTTAAAACGCTTTATGGGTTGGATATCGATGCGGAGGGAGTAACGGCATTAACAGTAGCGGCGGATGGAACGCTGACTGTTAAGTCTAAGACGGTACAAAATGCAGCATATCTTACGTATAGTACATCGAATGGAAAATTCACATCTGTAGGTGGTAACAGTGCGGGGACTATAAGCATGAGTTTTGGATCGCTTGGCAATTTTTCTGCGATTAATATTGATTTTTCAACTACACAAAACGTAAATAATAACGGTTCCAGTACGGTGGCTATGACGAGCGGAGATTCCGACGGACTCGGTGCCGGACGAAAAACAGGCGAGATGATTGCTATTTCCATAAGCAAGGATGGTATTATTACCGCATCCTATGACAATGGGCAGAGTAAGTGCCTTGGACAGATCGCGACCGCAGTATTCGCGAATCCATCCGGTTTGGAGAAGCAGGGCGATAACCTGTATTCTGCTACTATGAACTCCGGCGCCTTCGATGGCACGGGCGTAGATATTACAGCTAACGGCGGCTATATGCAGACCGGCGTTCTCGAGATGAGTAACGTAGACTTGTCTCAGGAGTTTACGGAAATGATTACGACGCAGAGAGGTTTTCAGGCAAACAGTCGAATAATTACAGTTTCCGACACAATGTTAGAAGAATTGACAAACCTTAAACGTTAG
- a CDS encoding flagellar FlbD family protein, whose protein sequence is MIEVTKINGAKILINPDLIELVEETPDTVVSFTTGRKIIVKESRQEVKNLVKSYRKDIFAD, encoded by the coding sequence ATGATAGAGGTAACAAAGATAAACGGAGCAAAAATATTGATTAATCCGGATTTGATCGAACTGGTGGAGGAGACACCAGATACAGTCGTTTCATTTACTACAGGCCGCAAAATAATTGTAAAAGAAAGTAGACAAGAGGTGAAAAATCTAGTAAAATCGTATAGAAAGGATATTTTTGCGGATTAA
- a CDS encoding motility protein A, translated as MDIASILGLILCGVVFIFGILTSGGVSALGNFLDVPSIFITFGGSLCCVLASYSLQNFKEGLMSFRLVLKTPDNDTSVTIRKIIELSNIARKEGLLALEERAADLDDEFLKKGILLIVDGTDQELVRAIMDTELASIEERHKTKIGFWDALGAMGPAWGMIGTLVGLVNMLNKMSDPSAVGPGMATALITTLYGSLLANWVCTPVASKLRESNAEEARLKGIMIEGLLSIQAGENPRVIEEKLKAFLSPKDRESWDSENGGEPVG; from the coding sequence GTGGATATAGCATCGATATTGGGTCTTATTTTATGCGGCGTCGTGTTTATATTTGGTATTTTAACCAGCGGGGGAGTGTCAGCGCTTGGCAATTTCTTGGATGTGCCTTCTATTTTTATTACTTTCGGAGGTTCTTTGTGCTGTGTGTTGGCGTCATATTCACTGCAGAATTTTAAGGAAGGACTTATGAGCTTTCGCTTGGTACTGAAAACGCCTGATAATGATACATCTGTTACAATCAGGAAGATTATTGAGCTGTCCAATATAGCCCGCAAGGAAGGACTCCTCGCACTGGAGGAGAGAGCGGCAGATCTTGATGATGAGTTTTTGAAGAAGGGAATTCTCCTCATCGTAGATGGTACAGATCAGGAATTGGTTCGCGCCATAATGGATACGGAGCTTGCCAGCATAGAGGAAAGACATAAGACAAAGATAGGTTTTTGGGACGCGCTCGGAGCGATGGGACCTGCATGGGGTATGATCGGTACCCTTGTCGGTCTGGTGAATATGCTCAATAAGATGAGCGATCCGTCAGCAGTGGGTCCTGGTATGGCGACCGCACTTATTACGACTTTATACGGTTCGCTTTTGGCAAACTGGGTCTGCACTCCGGTTGCGAGTAAATTGAGAGAAAGCAATGCGGAAGAGGCTCGTTTGAAGGGAATCATGATTGAAGGACTTCTCTCCATTCAAGCGGGTGAGAACCCGCGGGTTATAGAAGAGAAATTGAAAGCATTCCTGTCTCCGAAGGACAGAGAAAGCTGGGACAGCGAAAACGGAGGTGAACCGGTTGGCTAG